The DNA sequence TGACTCCATCGTGGATTCAACCCTCCAGAACCCGTCGTATACCTACGACTTCCCCGGCACCTACACAGTCGCACTCACGGTAACGAATGCCGACGGCACCGATAGCGCGGTGAAGGCCGACTACATCCAGGTGGCGGGAGTTGCCCCCGTCGCCGCCTTCGAGGCGCCGGTCCGGAGCGGGATGATCCCGTTTGAGGTGCAGTTCGTTGACCAGTCGGCCAACTTCCCGACCTCGTGGGAGTGGAACTTCGGGGACCGGAGCACCTCCACCGAGCAGAACCCGGTGCACACCTACACGAAGAAGGGTGCCTACACGGTGACGCTCACCGTGACCAATGATCTCGGCACCGACACCGTGAAGATGTCCAAGTACATCACCGTGACCGATACCCCCGTCAGCCCGACCGCGGCCTTCACGGCAGACGTGACGGAGGGGCCCGCACCGCTCACCGTCCGGTTCACCGATTATTCGGCGGATTCGCCGACCTCATGGGCATGGGACTTTGAGAGTGACGGGACGGTGGACTCCACCGAACAGCACCCGACCTACACGTATGATACCGCCGGCACCTACACCGTCACCCTGACCGTCACCAACGCTGCGGGGACTGACTCCGAAGTGAAGGCGGACTACATCGCGGTTACGGAAGGAACGGTCCCGCCAATCGCGTCTTTCATCGCGGATGTGACCGCGGGTGAAGCACCGCTCACCGTCTTTTTCACCGACATATCCGAAGGATCCCCGACCTCCTGGGCGTGGGACCTTGATGGGGACGGTGTGGTGGATGCAACCACCCGGAATCCCGTATACAATTATTCGGATGTTGGAACCTACACGGTCTCGCTCACCGTATCCAACGATGCAGGTTCCGACACCGTCACGCAAACCGGGTATATCGGCGTGTATGCGGATATGCCGGTCCACAACCTGAACACCGGCGCCGGCTACCTGACCATACGGAACGCCGTCGACGGCGCCTCTGCAGGAGACGTGATCGAGGTCGCTGACGGCGAGTACACCGAAAATGTGCTCGTCGACAAGGCGCTGACCATCAGGAGCGGAAACGGCGCCTCTGCCGTGACGGTGACCGCCGCATCGCCGGCGCTGCCGGTCTTCGACATCGATGCCGACGGCGTCACCATCGAGGGCTTTTCTGTCCGCGGGCCGACGAATGAACACGTCGCCGGTATCGAGATCGTCGGATTCGACGACTGCCTGATTATCGCAAACGACTGCGCCGGCTGTTACAACGGTATCCACATCGGCGGTGAGGGGACGAACAACACCGTTGCGGAGAACTACTGCCACGACAACACCCAGCGTGGGATCAGCATCCGGGACACCGCGTACGAGAATTACCTCATCGGGAACACCGTCTCAAACAACGTTGATGCCGGTATCTGCATCAAGGATACGCCGCATGACAACGTCCTCTGGCTCAACGCCGTGATTGGCGATGATCTGGAGATCCTGACCGCAAATGTCGCCCGCTCGCCCGAGCCGCTCACCTACACCTACGACGGCGGCATCCACACCGGCTACCTCGGCAACTACTACAGCGCCTATGCCGGGAGCGACGCCGACGGCGACGGCGTGGGCGAGACGGTATTCACGTCGGGAGTCTACACCGACAGCTACCCGCTCGCAGGCCTCCCCTCCGAATACGCCGAGACCGTCCTCTTTGCCTGGGGACCGTACCTCACCGGAACGACCACGACCGGGACCACCGTGAACGTGAAGACCCCGGAAGCCGCGATCGTGAGCGTCGAGTACGCCGATGACGCATACTTCTCGGCAACCGGCGGCTACGACCGGAGCGCAACCGACGAGACCGGTGCCCTGCTGCACCACGTCGCCCTTGCGGATCTCTCCCCCGGCACCCTCTACCACTACCGCGTCGTCAGGGACGGCGGGACGACTGCGGACCTGCACTTTTCGACCCTGCCCGAGAGCGGCCCGTTCACCTTCATCTTCTATGGCGATTCACAGGACCAGCTCCCGACCTTCTCGCAGGAGGAGCGTCACAAACTTGTCGCCGACCGGATTGCAGACGAGGAGGACGTCGCCTTCGTGATCCACAGTGGTGACCTCGTGAACGATGCAACGCTCACTACCGACTGGGACCGCTTCTTTGCGGCCGGCGGGCCGATGCTTGGCAATCTGACCATCTTCCCTGCGCTCGGCAACCACGAGCAGAATGCCACCCTCTACTACGACATCTTCGGCATGCCGGAGTGGTATTCGTTCGATTGCGGCGGGGCGCATTTCACGGTGCTGGACAGCAACGAATGGGCCTGGCCGGCGATGAGCGAACAGACGACATGGCTCACTGCCGATCTCGCCGGGCCGGCCGACTGGAACTTCGTTGCGTTCCACCAGCCGCCCTACAGCTCGAGCCTGAAGCACTATGGCGGCTATCTCAATGTCAGGGAACAGTGGGAGGACATCCTGACTGCGGGCGGTGTGGATATGGTCATGAACGGCGATGTCCATGCCTATGAGCGCTACTTCGAATCGGGCATCATGTACACCGTGATGGGCACCGGTGGCGGGCCGTCCTACCTGCTGCTCGACGAGGAGAAGATCGAGGGCTACCGGAACAGCCTCGAGCTGACCCTCGGCTACGCCCGCGTGACCATCGACCCGCAGGCGGGCACCGCCACCGTGGACGTCGTCCCGGTCGCGGAGATCTCCCCCGACGGCAGCGAGGTCGCCTATCTCTATCCGGAAGGGAGTGTGTATGACACCTTCGTGCTCGGGCCGCCGGGTGCGGCATTCGCAGCCGATCCCCTCTCCGGCGAAGCCCCGCTGACAGTGCAGTTTACCGATCTCTCGTCCAACGAGCCGACCGGATGGGCGTGGGACTTCGACGGTGACGGTACGGTGGACAGCACAGAACAGCATCCCGCATGGACCTACACCGCCCCCGGTACCTACACCGTGGCGCTGACGGTCACAAACGCCTACGGCACCGACACCGCAACGGAGACGGATGTCGTGAGCGTTTCCGCCCTGACCGCCGACTTTGCAGGCGCAGTGGAGATCGTGGCAAACGGCGGGTTCGAGAGCGGGGATGCCACGGGCTGGACGCTGACCTCCGCGGAGGTCGTCGGCGGCGTTGCCAACACCGGCACGTACAGTGTTTCGCTCGCCTCGACGAAGGGCGTCGTCTCGTCGGCGTCGCAGGTGATCGATCTGACTGGAGTGAACACGCTGACGTACAGTTTCAGGATCAATCAGGCGACATCCGGGTCGCTTGCGGTTCTCATCGACGGGACGAAGGTTGACGAGTATTCCTCCGTCATCGCCTGGTACCGCCCCACGATCAGTGTCGCAGGGTATTCGGGTGAACACACCGTCACCTTCGAGGTGACGAGCGGACCGACGGGGAAGGATATCCTGACGGCGTATGTCGATGACGTCTCTGCCTATGCCTCCTCGACGGAGGGCGCCCTCGGGTACGCGCCGCTGACGGTCTCGTTCAGGGATCTGTCGAGCGGCGCACCGACGTCGTGGGCATGGGACCTCGACGGCAACGGTGCGATCGATGCCACCGTGAAAAACCCGGTCCACACCTATGACCAGCCCGGTACGTACTCCGTGACCCTGACCGCTTCGAATGCGGAAGGAACCGCCACGGTCACGAAGAGCGGCTTTGTCACGGTGGCGGAAGTGCCGGTGCAGCCGGAGCCGCCGACGGCGGCATTCAGTGCCGACCCGCTCACCGGTACGATCCCGCTCGCGGTCTCGTTCACCGACCTGTCGTCGGGCGAACCGACGTCGTGGGAATGGAACTTCGGCGACAAGGGCACCTCGACGGAGCAGAACCCCGTGTATACCTACACGAAGAAGGGCTCGTACACGGTGACCCTCACCGTAACAAACGAGTTCGGCACCGACACGCTGAGCATGAGCAAGTACATCACTGTGCTGGCGTGAGGTCCGGACCAAACCTCATTTTTTCAAGAAAATGGATCGATAATCCCAATGGAGGGATGTAGAATGAAAAAAATGTTGATTCTGGCTACTATTTTCCTCATCCTGGTTTTGGCGCTGCCGGGCTCGGTCTCGGCGGCGACGACGGAGATCCAGGTGACACGCTACGCGAACGACGGGATCTATGTCCTGAACCAGACGACTGTCACCTATACCTGGATGGAGGCGAACCTCCCTGTCTACGGCGACGGGGTGACGCACTACTATCACCAGGGCCCGGTTTTTGTCGATGATGAGGATCCCGATGAAGAGATGTTGCTGCGCTGGAATATCGCGGAGGATACGAATGTCCTTACGAAGGATATGGGCGCGGTGAAGGGGACGAACGCAAAGGACCTCTGCGATCTTGTCGGCGGGATGAAGGCAGGGGAGGAGGCGAAGTTCATCTCTTCGGACAACTGGAACAGGTACCTTGCCTACGAGAATATCTACGGATATTCCGACCGCGAAGGGCCGGTCGTGCTGACATGGTGGCGCTCTGGTCAGGGCAATGTCTCGGATGGCTACTATGACGGGATGCGAATGGTCTGGTTTGCGGACAACTCGACGAATCCCTGGGGCGTTCATGCATTCGGAAACTGGGACTGGCACGAGGCTGCCGATGAGCAGTACTGGTACTACTATTACGGGGGGCCGACCGAGCTCTACCCGACAACGACCGGCCTTTCCGGCAAGTACATCAACAGGATACAGATCTTCAGCACCGACCCGGTACCCCTCCCCCCAGGCGCCGACTTCTCGGCGAACGTGTCCTCAGGGGTCATGCCGGTAACCGTGCAGTTCACCGACCTCTCGACGTACGCCCCGACCTCCTGGGAATGGGACTTCGGTGACGGGAACGCCTCGACGCTGCAAAATCCCTCCCACACCTTCACGGCCGCCGGGACGTATACGGTGAACCTGACGGCGACGAATGCCTTCGGGAATGGCACGGAGACGAAGGCAGGATTCATCACCGTGAAGGCGCTCGAGGCGGACTTCAGTGCAGCCGCGGACGCGGTGGCGAACGGAGGATTCGAGACGGGCAGCCTCACCGGCTGGACGGGAACGGGCGTCTCCGTGGCTGCCGGAGCAGCGTATGTGGGTTCATACGGTGCTTCCCTGTATTCGTTGGAGGGGAGCGATTCGTACATCGAGCAGCAGGTGAACTTCACCGATGCGGGCTCACTGACATTTGCCTATGCCATTCCCTCGCTGAACAAGGGGAAGCTGTTTGTGTACCTCAACGGCTCGCCTGTCCGTACCTATGAAAGTACGACGGGGTGGGCGACCGATACGATCAGCGGATACTCGGGAATCCAGACGGTCCGTTTCCTGGCGTGGACCAACACGAAGAATAACAACATGATTGCCGCATACATCGACGACGCGACCGCACCGTACGATGCAGACGACGGTGCCGGCGGCGCTGCTCCGCTGACCGTGCACTTCACGGACGCTTCAACCGATACCCCGACAATGTGGGCATGGACATTCGGGGACGGCGGGACGTCGAACGAACAGAATCCGACTCACCTGTACACCGCCGAAGGGGTCTACAATGTCACCCTCACGGCGACGAATGCCGGCGGAAGCGATACGGAGACGAAAGTCGGTTTCGTGACGGTTTCATGATGAAGGGAAAGAGCTGGTGCGATGGCGACGCGGGCGACCGGGAACCGCCCGGAGGAGGGACTCTCATCCCGCCATCCGTGGCAGGCCCCCATTGTGCAACGCCGGCGATTCCATACATTGTGCCGGGATCCGTTGGGTCTGGCAGGGGTATTCTCCCCGCAGCTCTCTCTTTCATAGGAGTACGTGAAGGATAGTGAATCAATTATATTAGCTTTACTCAATGGACTTAATAAATCAAAAATTATATCCATCGCCGGGCATCAACAATGGTTACAGGCATAGTCATGGCGCTCGCTGTCGGGCAGCAGCGTCGGGAAGGCCTGCATTCCGAGGAGAAGCATTGATTATGGAAAGGAACCAACGCGCCATGTACCGGATTCTACTGATACTCTGTCTTCTCTCTGTTCTCGCGTTCTCCTGCAGCGCCTACTCGACCGAGGTCACGGTTCGAAGATACGCAATCGACGGGCTGACTCCCATCAATGAAACGACGGTGTCGTACGAATGGATGGAGGAGAACCTCGAGGTGTGGGGCGACGGAAACACGTACTACTACTTCCAGGGGCCGATCTTCGAGGGAGAATGGGAGAATGAGTACGGGGTCTCCTTCCCGGACTACCGGGACGACTGGCCGGGCGGTGTGGCCCCGTCATGGGATGACAGCGAAGAGAAATGGGACCGCATCTGGAACGCCTCCACCCAGTCGTACGAACAGAATGAGCGGACGAACTGGGAAGGGAAGAACCTCGGGAAACTGAAGGGCACGAATATCGCGGACCTCTGCGACCTCGTCGGGGGTCTTCCCGAGGGAAAGGACGCAAAGGTGATCGCGGCCGACAACGTGAACAAGGTCGTCCCGTATAGCGTCCTCTACGAGAACACGTCGGAGCTCGGCCCGTATGTCCTGACGTGGTATTCCATGGATGCCGGGGAATCGGGAATGACAAGCGGCTACACCGGCCCGGATTACACCAACGGCATGCGAGCCACCTTCTTTGCCGACACCTCCCGGAACGTGGATGGGTTCCATGTAGCGGGACTCGCGGACATGTTCGATGGCATGTCCGAGGAGTACTGGTATTATTATTACAGTGGCGGTATCCAGTACCCTTCGCTCGGCGGCTGGACATTGAAGTATGTCGACCGGATCTATGTCTCCTCCAACGACCCGGTGCCTGCTCCCGAGGCCGCATTCGCCGCGAACGTGAAGACCGGACGGATAACCAACGGTGATTTCGAGACCGGTATCGTTTCGCCCTGGACAGGGACGGGAGTGAGCATTTATACGGCCTATCTCCCCTCGACAAAAACGCACGGCACATACAGTGCCAAACTTTCGGCACCTTCATTGGGAAGTGCCTCCCTGGAGCAGGAGGTGGATCTCACGGATGTGGAGAGCATCAGGTTCTATACGTACTACTATGGGGAACCGGAGGTGTACATGCAGGTTCTTGT is a window from the Methanovulcanius yangii genome containing:
- a CDS encoding PKD domain-containing protein, with the translated sequence MKDKFIVLLGFTLCILLFAAPAMAATTEVHIIKYDEDGTTVLAETTVDYHWMEANLPVMGDGVTHYFHQGPVFIDYPDPEIEAALRWNPDEDMNVREKDMGALKGTNVKDLCDLVGGMDDGDEVKINAADGWYDYFAYENIYEYSSREGPVVLTWYVDDLGLYPSESYPDTGYYDGMRLVWFADDSTNPWGVHAFGAWDWHEAADEEYWYYYYGSPTEKYPTTTGLSGKVISRISIYSHPGFSAEFSADPVSGDAPLTVQFTDASTDALGWAWDFDNDGTVDSTGQNPAWTYTSGGTYTVTLTVTGDAGTATETKTDYITVTEVPIADFAADVTAGTIPLTVQFTDLSSANPTSWAWDFNGDSIVDSTLQNPSYTYDFPGTYTVALTVTNADGTDSAVKADYIQVAGVAPVAAFEAPVRSGMIPFEVQFVDQSANFPTSWEWNFGDRSTSTEQNPVHTYTKKGAYTVTLTVTNDLGTDTVKMSKYITVTDTPVSPTAAFTADVTEGPAPLTVRFTDYSADSPTSWAWDFESDGTVDSTEQHPTYTYDTAGTYTVTLTVTNAAGTDSEVKADYIAVTEGTVPPIASFIADVTAGEAPLTVFFTDISEGSPTSWAWDLDGDGVVDATTRNPVYNYSDVGTYTVSLTVSNDAGSDTVTQTGYIGVYADMPVHNLNTGAGYLTIRNAVDGASAGDVIEVADGEYTENVLVDKALTIRSGNGASAVTVTAASPALPVFDIDADGVTIEGFSVRGPTNEHVAGIEIVGFDDCLIIANDCAGCYNGIHIGGEGTNNTVAENYCHDNTQRGISIRDTAYENYLIGNTVSNNVDAGICIKDTPHDNVLWLNAVIGDDLEILTANVARSPEPLTYTYDGGIHTGYLGNYYSAYAGSDADGDGVGETVFTSGVYTDSYPLAGLPSEYAETVLFAWGPYLTGTTTTGTTVNVKTPEAAIVSVEYADDAYFSATGGYDRSATDETGALLHHVALADLSPGTLYHYRVVRDGGTTADLHFSTLPESGPFTFIFYGDSQDQLPTFSQEERHKLVADRIADEEDVAFVIHSGDLVNDATLTTDWDRFFAAGGPMLGNLTIFPALGNHEQNATLYYDIFGMPEWYSFDCGGAHFTVLDSNEWAWPAMSEQTTWLTADLAGPADWNFVAFHQPPYSSSLKHYGGYLNVREQWEDILTAGGVDMVMNGDVHAYERYFESGIMYTVMGTGGGPSYLLLDEEKIEGYRNSLELTLGYARVTIDPQAGTATVDVVPVAEISPDGSEVAYLYPEGSVYDTFVLGPPGAAFAADPLSGEAPLTVQFTDLSSNEPTGWAWDFDGDGTVDSTEQHPAWTYTAPGTYTVALTVTNAYGTDTATETDVVSVSALTADFAGAVEIVANGGFESGDATGWTLTSAEVVGGVANTGTYSVSLASTKGVVSSASQVIDLTGVNTLTYSFRINQATSGSLAVLIDGTKVDEYSSVIAWYRPTISVAGYSGEHTVTFEVTSGPTGKDILTAYVDDVSAYASSTEGALGYAPLTVSFRDLSSGAPTSWAWDLDGNGAIDATVKNPVHTYDQPGTYSVTLTASNAEGTATVTKSGFVTVAEVPVQPEPPTAAFSADPLTGTIPLAVSFTDLSSGEPTSWEWNFGDKGTSTEQNPVYTYTKKGSYTVTLTVTNEFGTDTLSMSKYITVLA
- a CDS encoding PKD domain-containing protein, with the translated sequence MKKMLILATIFLILVLALPGSVSAATTEIQVTRYANDGIYVLNQTTVTYTWMEANLPVYGDGVTHYYHQGPVFVDDEDPDEEMLLRWNIAEDTNVLTKDMGAVKGTNAKDLCDLVGGMKAGEEAKFISSDNWNRYLAYENIYGYSDREGPVVLTWWRSGQGNVSDGYYDGMRMVWFADNSTNPWGVHAFGNWDWHEAADEQYWYYYYGGPTELYPTTTGLSGKYINRIQIFSTDPVPLPPGADFSANVSSGVMPVTVQFTDLSTYAPTSWEWDFGDGNASTLQNPSHTFTAAGTYTVNLTATNAFGNGTETKAGFITVKALEADFSAAADAVANGGFETGSLTGWTGTGVSVAAGAAYVGSYGASLYSLEGSDSYIEQQVNFTDAGSLTFAYAIPSLNKGKLFVYLNGSPVRTYESTTGWATDTISGYSGIQTVRFLAWTNTKNNNMIAAYIDDATAPYDADDGAGGAAPLTVHFTDASTDTPTMWAWTFGDGGTSNEQNPTHLYTAEGVYNVTLTATNAGGSDTETKVGFVTVS